In Bacillota bacterium, the sequence TCGCCGTTTTCACCGGCCAGGCATTCCTTGCAGAGCGCCTCATCCCCCGGGGCGTTGATGATGACGGGTTTACGGTCCTCCATCACCTTTTCCACGGCCGGGCCGACCGGTTTGTTGAGGAATTCCTTTTTGGGAGCGCCCGAAATGGCGATGATCGTGTCACGGTCCGCGATGCAGGCGATGTGGCCGGTTGCCTCATACAGAGAATCGGCATATTCCTTGGCGAAATCACCGAGTTCCCCGATCGGGGAGTATTTCTTCAGGATGACTTCGCCGTCACGGTCCACAAAAATCTCTAGAGGGTCTCCTTCTCGGATCCTTAAGGTCCGTCTGATTTCTTTCGGGATAACCACCCTTCCCAAGTCGTCAATGCGGCGGACAATGCCGGTTGCCTTCATTGAACTCCGTCCCTCCTTTTCTACAGGGTTGCGCGTTTCGCTGAAACTAGTATACAACGCCCATTTAAGATTTATTCATAATTTTCCAAGGAAATACGCCGTTTCAAGGGCCGTTCAGCCTTCGGAAATCTGGGCTTGCGGGTTCTGACTGATTT encodes:
- the spoVT gene encoding stage V sporulation protein T — encoded protein: MKATGIVRRIDDLGRVVIPKEIRRTLRIREGDPLEIFVDRDGEVILKKYSPIGELGDFAKEYADSLYEATGHIACIADRDTIIAISGAPKKEFLNKPVGPAVEKVMEDRKPVIINAPGDEALCKECLAGENGECKYTAEVIAPIISEGDPIGAVMLISKEPGAKMGQLELKLSETAAGFLAKQMEQ